A DNA window from Corynebacterium ciconiae DSM 44920 contains the following coding sequences:
- a CDS encoding YbjN domain-containing protein produces MPDLSAVTYARVKEILSHVDIELEDIDLNDVGHARLNGIDTFIAVLDNQSVIVRADHPLETMDGKWFAACNHFNARLHGVKAVVAVSGETHGLRTESEFPVSAYMSDAQLKESLEIRIDLVLAGMKALQDLGDK; encoded by the coding sequence GTGCCTGATCTGTCCGCCGTCACCTATGCCCGCGTCAAAGAGATTCTCTCCCACGTTGATATTGAGCTGGAAGATATCGACCTCAACGATGTCGGCCATGCCCGCCTCAATGGCATCGACACCTTCATCGCCGTGTTGGATAACCAATCGGTGATCGTGCGCGCCGACCATCCCTTGGAAACCATGGACGGCAAGTGGTTCGCCGCCTGCAACCACTTCAACGCCAGGCTGCACGGGGTAAAGGCCGTGGTGGCTGTCTCTGGTGAGACCCACGGACTGCGCACCGAATCCGAGTTTCCTGTCTCGGCCTACATGAGCGACGCCCAGTTGAAGGAATCCCTCGAAATCCGCATCGATTTGGTACTCGCCGGTATGAAGGCGTTGCAGGATCTCGGGGATAAGTGA
- the nusB gene encoding transcription antitermination factor NusB, with translation MTDFKRRGTRYKARRRAVDILFEAEARDRDPVALVEERSTLSRDRDSGVAPIKPYTREIVSGVAVELDRIDEIIERYLAAEWELDRLPAVDRAILRVSGWELLYNPDVPRGTAVVEGVELGSEYSTPQASPYIHAVLDAVATNLDAIKAEELEPAAEETTDEETYEGPSSAEEIERDNAELEGPVPVNPEDVADSWEEEHGVAAVEESEQVDAHTLSAALDADDTAAATEDSSAEEEQPQ, from the coding sequence GTGACTGACTTCAAGCGGCGGGGAACTCGCTACAAGGCGCGTCGTCGCGCCGTTGACATCCTCTTCGAGGCCGAGGCCCGCGATCGTGACCCAGTGGCTCTGGTGGAGGAGCGTTCGACGCTGTCGCGTGACCGCGACTCGGGCGTGGCCCCGATCAAGCCTTATACTCGCGAGATCGTCAGCGGTGTCGCAGTAGAGCTCGACCGCATCGATGAGATCATCGAACGCTACCTTGCCGCCGAGTGGGAGCTGGATCGCCTGCCGGCAGTGGATCGGGCCATCTTGCGTGTTTCCGGGTGGGAGCTGCTCTACAATCCTGACGTGCCGCGCGGCACCGCAGTGGTGGAAGGCGTGGAGCTGGGAAGTGAATATTCCACGCCTCAGGCCTCGCCCTATATCCACGCGGTGTTGGACGCGGTGGCAACGAACCTCGATGCCATCAAAGCCGAGGAGCTCGAGCCCGCAGCCGAGGAGACCACAGACGAGGAGACCTATGAGGGGCCGTCCTCCGCAGAAGAGATCGAGCGTGACAACGCTGAGCTCGAAGGACCTGTGCCCGTTAATCCTGAGGATGTGGCTGACTCGTGGGAGGAAGAACACGGGGTAGCAGCTGTGGAGGAAAGCGAGCAGGTGGATGCGCACACCTTGAGCGCTGCACTCGATGCGGATGACACCGCGGCTGCCACCGAGGACAGCTCTGCTGAGGAGGAGCAGCCACAGTAG
- the efp gene encoding elongation factor P, translating to MATTADFKNGLVLKIDNKLQQIIEFQHVKPGKGPAFVRTKLKDVVSGKTVDKTFNAGVKVETALVDRRDMTYLYNDGSAYVFMDDKTFEQVELEPHLIGDSARFLLENMPVQVSFHEGEALFADLPVAVELKVEHTDPGLQGDRSTGGTKPATLETGAEIQVPLFLETGNVVKVDTRTGEYLSRVNN from the coding sequence GTGGCAACTACCGCCGATTTCAAGAATGGTCTTGTGCTGAAGATCGATAACAAGCTGCAGCAGATTATCGAGTTCCAGCACGTTAAGCCGGGCAAGGGCCCCGCATTCGTGCGCACCAAGCTGAAGGATGTCGTCTCCGGCAAGACCGTGGATAAGACCTTCAACGCCGGTGTGAAGGTGGAGACCGCGCTGGTGGACCGCCGCGACATGACCTACCTGTACAACGACGGCTCTGCCTACGTGTTCATGGATGATAAGACCTTCGAGCAGGTTGAGCTCGAGCCGCACCTGATCGGTGACTCCGCCCGCTTCCTGCTGGAAAACATGCCCGTGCAGGTGTCCTTCCACGAGGGTGAGGCCCTCTTCGCTGATCTGCCGGTTGCTGTGGAGCTCAAGGTTGAGCACACCGATCCGGGCCTGCAGGGCGATCGTTCCACCGGCGGCACCAAGCCCGCTACCCTCGAGACCGGTGCTGAGATCCAGGTGCCGCTGTTCCTCGAGACCGGCAATGTGGTGAAGGTGGACACCCGCACCGGCGAGTACCTCTCCCGCGTGAACAACTAA
- a CDS encoding M24 family metallopeptidase gives MSLSDTRFLTRRRALSAQLNSQRIDVMLVTHLTHVRYLSGFSGSNAALLVNKDLTARIATDGRYTTQIAEEVPDIEAVLERRCATGLLKRVEGHRRVGYEADYITVSQLQALEKACPEDVTLVPVSGIIEELRLKKDDVEKQRLREVAALASQAYVDMLAAGEVAAGRTERQIAADLEYRMRMLGSERVSFDTIVASGPNSAKPHHSAGDRVLEVGDIVTFDFGAHDRGFNSDMTRTIMIGECTDFAREIYEIVLKAQLAGVEASRPGAKLADIDRACREVIEDAGYGEYFVHSTGHGVGLDVHEAPAAAQGRTEVLAKDMTLTIEPGIYVPGKGGVRIEDTLIITDGEPEIITKVSKQLTVV, from the coding sequence ATGTCTTTGAGCGATACCCGTTTCCTCACCCGCCGCCGTGCACTGTCCGCCCAGTTAAATAGCCAGCGCATTGACGTCATGCTGGTCACCCACCTCACTCACGTGCGCTATCTCTCCGGTTTCTCCGGATCCAACGCGGCGCTGTTAGTGAATAAGGACCTCACCGCCCGCATCGCCACCGACGGCCGCTACACCACCCAAATCGCGGAAGAGGTTCCGGATATCGAGGCGGTGCTGGAACGTCGTTGCGCTACTGGTCTACTCAAGCGGGTAGAAGGGCATCGCCGCGTGGGCTATGAGGCGGACTACATCACCGTCTCTCAGCTGCAGGCGCTCGAGAAGGCCTGTCCCGAGGATGTCACCCTGGTTCCGGTCAGCGGCATTATCGAAGAGCTGCGGCTGAAAAAGGACGATGTAGAAAAGCAGCGGCTACGCGAGGTGGCCGCGCTGGCCTCCCAGGCCTATGTGGACATGTTGGCAGCCGGCGAGGTTGCCGCGGGCCGTACCGAGCGCCAGATTGCCGCCGACCTGGAATACCGCATGCGTATGCTCGGCTCGGAGCGGGTGTCTTTTGACACTATCGTCGCCTCTGGCCCGAACTCTGCCAAGCCCCATCACAGCGCCGGCGATAGAGTGCTCGAAGTTGGCGATATCGTCACCTTCGATTTCGGCGCCCACGACCGTGGATTCAATTCGGATATGACCCGGACGATCATGATCGGCGAGTGCACCGACTTCGCCCGCGAGATCTACGAGATCGTGCTCAAGGCCCAGCTTGCCGGGGTAGAGGCCTCTCGGCCCGGCGCTAAGCTCGCCGATATTGACCGCGCCTGCCGCGAAGTGATCGAGGACGCCGGTTATGGTGAATACTTCGTGCACTCCACCGGCCACGGCGTGGGCTTAGATGTGCACGAGGCACCGGCCGCCGCCCAGGGCCGCACGGAGGTGCTGGCCAAGGACATGACTCTCACTATCGAGCCTGGTATTTATGTTCCCGGCAAGGGTGGGGTGCGCATCGAAGATACCCTCATCATCACCGATGGCGAGCCTGAGATTATTACCAAGGTGAGCAAGCAGCTCACCGTGGTGTAG
- the aroQ gene encoding type II 3-dehydroquinate dehydratase, whose translation MDVLVLNGPNLNRLGKRQPEVYGTTTLVDVEQRIITRAHELGLAVECRQSNHEGELIEWVHDAADRGAAVIINPGGFTHTSVALRDALAEIADGRGFVEVHISNVHAREPFRQHSYLSPIALGVIAGLGVKGYELALEFLAECIT comes from the coding sequence ATGGACGTCCTAGTACTTAACGGGCCGAACCTCAACCGTCTGGGCAAACGCCAACCTGAAGTGTATGGCACCACCACGCTTGTCGACGTCGAGCAGCGGATCATCACCCGCGCCCACGAGCTGGGCCTTGCGGTTGAGTGCCGCCAATCTAATCACGAGGGTGAGCTGATCGAGTGGGTGCATGACGCCGCCGATCGTGGGGCAGCGGTCATCATTAACCCCGGCGGGTTCACCCATACCTCGGTGGCGCTTCGTGATGCTCTTGCCGAGATCGCTGATGGCCGAGGCTTCGTGGAGGTTCATATTTCGAATGTGCACGCCCGCGAGCCTTTCCGCCAACACTCCTATCTCAGCCCCATCGCCCTAGGCGTAATAGCTGGGCTGGGAGTGAAAGGCTACGAGCTCGCTCTGGAGTTTTTGGCCGAGTGCATCACCTAG
- the aroB gene encoding 3-dehydroquinate synthase, with protein sequence MRSIPVNGASPYEVVIDHGIAVALTELVRSAADARKVAIIHQQPVHAIAARIDAALSATGIEVHQLELADAEAGKTLAEAGRMWDELGRLEFSRRDVVVSVGGGACTDAAGFIAASWMRGIKVIHCPTTLLAMVDAAVGGKTGINTAAGKNLVGAFHEPFGVFIDLDCLESLPREEIIAGSAEIIKTGFIRDPKILDLYESDPAACLDPNGHLPELIARSVAVKAAVVAADLKESNLREILNYGHTFGHAVELNENFRWRHGNAVAVGMMFVAALSHIRGELAEAEVERHRAIISSVGLPTGYNGASFDQLLAGMRKDKKNRGGSIRFVGLTGVAQTTRLDDTTDEQLRGAYEQVVAWTS encoded by the coding sequence ATGCGTTCCATTCCTGTCAACGGCGCCTCGCCCTATGAGGTTGTTATCGACCACGGCATTGCCGTTGCGCTCACCGAGCTAGTACGTAGCGCCGCAGATGCTCGCAAGGTGGCGATCATTCACCAGCAGCCCGTACACGCCATTGCGGCGCGTATCGACGCCGCCCTCAGCGCCACCGGTATCGAGGTGCATCAGCTGGAGCTAGCCGATGCCGAAGCCGGAAAAACCCTTGCCGAGGCCGGCCGCATGTGGGACGAGCTGGGTCGGCTCGAATTCTCCCGCCGCGACGTGGTGGTCTCTGTTGGCGGCGGCGCCTGCACCGATGCCGCTGGTTTTATCGCCGCCTCGTGGATGCGCGGTATCAAGGTGATTCATTGCCCCACGACGCTACTGGCGATGGTCGACGCAGCCGTCGGCGGCAAAACCGGAATCAATACCGCGGCGGGGAAGAACCTTGTGGGCGCTTTCCACGAGCCTTTTGGGGTGTTCATTGATCTTGACTGTCTCGAGAGTCTGCCGCGGGAGGAGATCATCGCCGGTTCGGCGGAGATCATCAAAACCGGCTTTATTCGTGACCCGAAGATTCTGGATCTCTACGAATCAGACCCAGCCGCCTGCTTGGACCCGAATGGCCATCTGCCTGAGCTTATCGCCCGCTCTGTGGCGGTGAAAGCCGCAGTGGTGGCTGCTGATCTGAAGGAATCCAACCTGCGCGAGATCCTCAACTATGGCCACACTTTCGGCCATGCTGTGGAGCTGAACGAGAACTTCCGTTGGCGCCACGGCAACGCGGTAGCTGTGGGCATGATGTTTGTGGCTGCGCTGAGTCACATCCGCGGCGAGCTTGCCGAAGCGGAGGTCGAGCGCCACCGCGCGATCATCTCCAGCGTGGGGCTGCCCACTGGCTACAACGGCGCCAGCTTTGATCAACTGCTCGCGGGCATGCGCAAGGATAAAAAGAACCGCGGCGGCAGCATCCGCTTCGTCGGGCTCACTGGGGTGGCTCAGACCACCCGGCTCGACGACACCACCGACGAGCAGCTTCGCGGCGCCTATGAGCAGGTGGTGGCATGGACGTCCTAG
- a CDS encoding shikimate kinase, with protein MGTPRVVLVGLPGAGKSTIGRRLSRALNIPLVDTDQMIAEREGQSCGEVFSRLGEQQFRALEAEVIAEALDQDAIVSLGGGAVVTDSVRAALDNHSVVWIDVSVDEGVRRTSQDSSRPILQAGDLRERYQQLYDERLGYYKDVATFRIRSDERSPQRVVADVLAYLETVCEPEPSV; from the coding sequence ATGGGAACCCCTCGAGTTGTTCTCGTTGGCCTGCCTGGGGCGGGGAAATCCACCATCGGCCGCCGCTTGTCTAGGGCGCTGAACATCCCCCTTGTGGATACTGACCAGATGATCGCCGAGCGCGAGGGTCAGTCCTGCGGGGAGGTCTTTTCCCGGCTCGGCGAGCAACAGTTCCGTGCTCTTGAAGCCGAGGTGATCGCCGAGGCGCTGGATCAAGACGCCATCGTTTCGCTCGGCGGCGGGGCAGTGGTCACCGACTCGGTGCGTGCCGCGCTCGATAACCACTCGGTGGTGTGGATCGATGTCTCCGTAGACGAAGGCGTTCGCCGCACCAGCCAGGATTCCTCCCGCCCGATCCTCCAAGCAGGCGATCTCCGCGAGCGCTACCAGCAGCTCTACGATGAGCGCCTCGGCTACTACAAGGATGTGGCCACCTTCCGGATCCGCTCAGATGAGCGCAGCCCCCAGCGGGTGGTGGCAGATGTGCTCGCCTATCTCGAGACCGTCTGCGAACCCGAGCCCAGCGTCTAG